From a single Apostichopus japonicus isolate 1M-3 chromosome 12, ASM3797524v1, whole genome shotgun sequence genomic region:
- the LOC139977802 gene encoding uncharacterized protein produces the protein MKKESVGICPEEKRPFQPLTLGNAELPLDVNKQGNLAGHGNLRNRRLDDTDEHKVSVKIRSTGDDQSNLRSPPGESASGAIYVRWGHHSCPSSSQLVYTGSAAGTNAQDSGAE, from the exons ATGAAGAAAGAGTCCGTCGGAATCTGCCCAGAAGAAAAAAGACCATTCCAGCCCTTGACATTG GGCAATGCAGAACTACCCCTTGATGTAAACAAACAGGGAAACTTAGCAGGTCATGGGAATCTTCGTAATCGTAGATTAGACGACACCGACGAGCATAAAGTGTCAGTAAAGATCAGAAGCA CCGGAGATGACCAGTCTAATCTCCGAAGTCCTCCAGGAGAATCAGCTAGTGGAGCCATCTACGTTAGATGGGGTCATCATAGTTGTCCATCCTCTTCACAGTTAGTTTATACAG GCTCCGCCGCGGGAACAAACGCGCAGGATTCCGGGGCGGAGTAA